From Brassica rapa cultivar Chiifu-401-42 chromosome A06, CAAS_Brap_v3.01, whole genome shotgun sequence:
CGTGTGGCGTAAGGGAGATGCTGTTGCAGCTGTGGAGAAAGTTGTTAAGCAAGAACCTAAAATTGAAAGTAGGGGACCACCTCAGCCACCTTTAAGACCTCAACCACCTTTAAGACCCCAGCCACAGCTTCAAGGGAGGCCTATGGTAGCTCCACCACCTGTAAAGAAACCCATTTTAAAAGATCTTGGTATGTCATCAAAACCGTCAGGTCCCATCTTGAAAGACGTTGGTATGGCAACAAAGCCTCCAGTTTCCGAAGAGGTTGTTGATTCCAGCAACAAAAGTAAAGAGAGGAAGCCTATATTGGTTGATAAGTTTGCTTCCAAGAAAAAAAGTGCTGACCCTGCAGCCTCTCAGGCTGTGTTAGCTCCTACTAAGCCTGGAAAAGGTCCTCCTTCTAGCAAGTTCAGAGTTGAGCACCGTAATAAAAGAAACGCATCAGCTAATCCAAGGCGAAGAATGGCTGCTCAAGACGACGCGGACGAAGATGCGTCGGAGTTAAACGTCTCCATTCCTGGATCAGGTAGGAAAGGGAGGAAGTGGAGTAAAGCTAGTAGGAAGGCTGCGAGACTCCAGGCTGCGAGGGATGCAGCGCCTGTTAAAGCTGAGATCTTAGAGGTTGAGGAAGAAGGCATGTCTATAGAGGACTTGGCTTACAACTTAGCCATCGGTGAAGGTGACATCCTTGGTTATCTGTATTCGAAAGGGATTAGACCTGATGGTGTGCAGACTTTGGATAGAGAGATGGTGAGGATGATTTGTAGAGATTACGATGTTGAGGTCCTTGATGCTGATTCAGTTCAAGTTGAAGAAatggcaaagaagaaggagattttTGATGAAGAAGATTTGGACAAGTTGGAGGATAGGCCTCCTGTCATAACGATTATGGGTCATGTCGACCACGGAAAGGTAGCCACAGTTGTCTCTAAGCTTTTATTCTCACTTCTTACTCAGATATGCAGTCTCTTTTTTAAAGCAGCAGGTTTGTCCTAATGCATTTCCTAAATTTATCTATTTTGCAGACTACTCTTCTGGACTATATCAGAAAAAGCAAGGTATGAAACCTCTTTATTTAGTAGTTTAGCTATCCAACATAACTCTGATTTGCCTTTTGGTTTCAAGAAATTTTATTGTGTCCTCTTCGGTTTTATAGTAATTAATATGTTGAGTATATACATTAGCATGAGTGTTTACATTTCTGCTTTATTATCTGAAATAATTTTGTGTTTTTTCGTTCACTTGTTGTCAATATTGGTACTAGATAAGCGTTTCAGCTAATGTCTCTTCTCTGGATATCTGCCAGGTTGCAGCTTCAGAAGCAGGGGGAATTACACAAGGAATTGGTGCATATAAGGTTTCAGTTCCTGTTGATGGGAAGGTTCAGTCATGCGTTTTCCTTGATACTCCTGGGCACGAGGTAGATCCTTTTTCTTGCAACTTGAATCTTCACTCGTTCATTACTGATGCTAAAATTTTCATTGATCATACTTCCTTAGCTTTTGACTATCTCACATCTATAGCTGCGCATACCATAAATTTGCTTATCTAACTTTTAAGAACTCATCTAGGCATTTGGTGCAATGAGAGCTCGAGGAGCACGGGTCACTGACATTGCAATCGTTGTGGTTGCTGCTGATGATGGAATCCGTCCTCAAACAAATGAAGCAATAGCTCACGCAAAGGCTGCTGGTGTCCCTATAGTCATAGCTATTAATAAGGTATAGGTCCATGTAGCACCCAGAGTACTGCTTTGTCATTCTACTTTACCATTATACGTAGTTTCTCTCATTCTGAGTCCTTTTCCTGTTGCAGATAGATAAAGACGGAGCTAGTCCAGAGAGAGTGATGCAAGAGCTTTCTTCAATTGGTTTGATGCCTGAAGATTGGGGTGGTGATGTTCCAATGGTTCAGGTTGGAATACAAACTCGCATCGCATATATGTTTCAGTCTCTGTGTATTCCATGGTGTCTCATATCACGCCTCTCCATATTTGCCTTTGACAGATCAGTGCGTTGAAAGGGGAGAATATCGATGATTTGTTGGAAACTGTCATGCTCGTTGCTGAGGTTAGTTTGTTATTCATCCCATGATAACTTGTTTgcttgatattttatttttgcttcttctcttttttgGTAGAGGCAAAATAGTCTTAAGTTGATGTGATCACTTTTCTTAAAAGTTCATtctgattttgttttcttcttggaAACATGATATAGTGGCTACAGAATGACTTACATACTTTCTCCAAAATGGGCTCAAAATCTTCTCGTTAGCTTATGTTTGTGAGCTGACGGTGTTTTGGTTGTTTCAGCTGCAAGAGTTAAAAGCAAATCCACACAGAAATGCCAAGGGAATTGTTATTGAGGCTGGACTTGATAAAGCGAAAGGACCATTTGCAACATTCATTGTTCAGAAGGGAACTTTGAAAAGAGGGGATGTTGTTGTTTGTGGAGAAGCTTTCGGAAAGGTCTATCCAAAATTTAGTATTCTCCACAATCCACACTGTGCAGTTAGTATAAAATGGCTAGGAACTTACCTTGCCTTGGTCTTTGCTCTTTCTATGTTCAGGTACGAGCTTTATTTGATCACAGTGGGGAACGAGTTGATGAAGCTGGACCCTCCATACCTGTACAGGTTTGTTGTTTCTTAATCTTCCTTTAAAGTCATTAACAACATTAAATACATGTTTCTTTTCTCATGTATTAATTGATTTAGATATTATCTGAGGATCTTTATTGAAATTGTAGGTGATTGGTTTAAACAATGTACCCATTGCTGGTGATGAATTTGAGATAGTCTCTTCCCTTGATGTGGCGCGTGAGATGGCAGAGGCACGTGCAGTATCACTACGAGATGAAAGAATATCTGCAAAGGCTGGGGATGGAAAAGTCACGCTTTCATCCTTAGCTTCTGCTGTATCAGCCAAAAAAATGTCAGGCTTAGATTTGCATCAGCTTAATATCATCTTGAAGGTCGATGTACAGGTAAGGAGCCAGCATGATCATTAGGTTTAATCATAGTCTTAAAATATTCATGCTGATGAAAATCACCAATGTGAATACTAGGGATCCATTGAAGCTGTAAGACAAGCTCTGCAAGTGCTTCCTCAAGAGAATGTGACATTGAAGTTTCTGCTACAAGCGACAGGGGACGTGAGCAACAGTGATGTTGATCTAGCGTCAGCGAGTGAAGCCATCATTTTTGGATTTAATGTCAAAGCATCTGGCTCCGTTAAAAAAGCTGCAGAAAACAAAGGTGTTGAAATCCGACTGTACAGAGTTATCTATGAGCTTATTGACGATGTACGAAACGCTATGGAAGGACTTCTTGAATCTGTTGAGGTTAGCATCAATTTCTTAAGCACTTCTCAACCGTTTTGTTGTTGTCTGAACTGATCAACATGCCTATTTAGAGTTACACATGATGAGATATCTTCTTTCCATTTGATAAGCCAATTTGGAGTTTTGAAAACTGAAGATTCATGTGGCTATTGATAGGAACAAATCCCAATAGGGTCAGCTGAAGTTAGAGCTACTTTCAGCAGTGGAAGCGGCCGTGTGGCTGGATGCATGGTGAATGAAGGCAAATTTGTCAAAGACTGTGGCATCAAGGTTATCCGGAAGGGTAAAACTGTCCATGTCGGTGTCCTTGATTCTCTAAAACGTGTCAAAGAAAATGTGAAAGAGGTAAACATTTTCCTTCCACCAATATCCATTTTACACGCAAATTGGACTTTTCGACTTGCCTACTTTGTCAATATCAATTTCTCTTTGTTTGTATTGTTTTAGGTGGGTGCTGGATTAGAATGCGGTATTGGTATGGATGACTATGATGATTGGATTGAAGGAGACACCATCGAGGCCTTCAACGCTGTTCAAAAGAGGAGAACGCTAGAAGAAGCATCTGCTTCAATGTCTGCTGCAATTGAAGAGGCTGGAGTTTGAGCTGTTATTTTAGTCATCAAAGAAAGCTCAAGCAAACATGGTGCAGCTTCGAGTCACACAACAGTTTGGTTGGTACATTGTTTGCATGGTCTCATGTTTGTATATGGCAAATGTTTCTACATTCAGTCGATTAATGTAgggccaaaaaaaaacaaaa
This genomic window contains:
- the LOC103872511 gene encoding translation initiation factor IF-2, chloroplastic; protein product: MTSMLVLVGTVPSLVSLVSPGGAGASVSGTSSSYGSYALVKRVSLSRRSVKGGSKRWLCRYSVSSSATTSTTDFIAEANSNSNSVSSIDSNSFKASKEGDDSSEIVLKQAPKPVLKPPVARVEKGGSGASSSAPWSKELSNGAKFDGEDERNKVIESLGEVLDKAESLEIPKPSNKEGEPSQPRANTSDSKNGTFASGGETRKTKTMKSVWRKGDAVAAVEKVVKQEPKIESRGPPQPPLRPQPPLRPQPQLQGRPMVAPPPVKKPILKDLGMSSKPSGPILKDVGMATKPPVSEEVVDSSNKSKERKPILVDKFASKKKSADPAASQAVLAPTKPGKGPPSSKFRVEHRNKRNASANPRRRMAAQDDADEDASELNVSIPGSGRKGRKWSKASRKAARLQAARDAAPVKAEILEVEEEGMSIEDLAYNLAIGEGDILGYLYSKGIRPDGVQTLDREMVRMICRDYDVEVLDADSVQVEEMAKKKEIFDEEDLDKLEDRPPVITIMGHVDHGKTTLLDYIRKSKVAASEAGGITQGIGAYKVSVPVDGKVQSCVFLDTPGHEAFGAMRARGARVTDIAIVVVAADDGIRPQTNEAIAHAKAAGVPIVIAINKIDKDGASPERVMQELSSIGLMPEDWGGDVPMVQISALKGENIDDLLETVMLVAELQELKANPHRNAKGIVIEAGLDKAKGPFATFIVQKGTLKRGDVVVCGEAFGKVRALFDHSGERVDEAGPSIPVQVIGLNNVPIAGDEFEIVSSLDVAREMAEARAVSLRDERISAKAGDGKVTLSSLASAVSAKKMSGLDLHQLNIILKVDVQGSIEAVRQALQVLPQENVTLKFLLQATGDVSNSDVDLASASEAIIFGFNVKASGSVKKAAENKGVEIRLYRVIYELIDDVRNAMEGLLESVEEQIPIGSAEVRATFSSGSGRVAGCMVNEGKFVKDCGIKVIRKGKTVHVGVLDSLKRVKENVKEVGAGLECGIGMDDYDDWIEGDTIEAFNAVQKRRTLEEASASMSAAIEEAGV